The Entelurus aequoreus isolate RoL-2023_Sb linkage group LG03, RoL_Eaeq_v1.1, whole genome shotgun sequence genome contains the following window.
CCATGTGCTTCCTCCATGACACCGCCATCCATTACGGGCCATAAAAACAACATCTCTTCTCTTCCTCACGCTGTCTCCCCCCCCGGAAGGCGAGAACGGCGTGGCGCAGACGGCGAAGAGAGAGGCGGCGGGCGTGGAGGCCAAGCTGATGGGCCCCAACCCCGAGCAGGCCAGCGCCGACAACCCCGTCACCTTGGTCTTCATGGGCTACAAGACCGTGGAGGAGGAGCGGGACGGCcgcacggcggcggcggcggcgggcacgGACGCGGCCGACGGCGACGTGACGGCCGAGTTCGTGGTGATCGAGGACGGCGAGGCCAAGCCGGCGGGGGAGGCGGCCACCCGGGACCAGGCCCCGCCCAATGGCAGCATGGCGGAGACGGAGACGGCCAACGGCGGCGGCGAGAAAGAACAGGAGAAGAAACAGACCTGCAAGTGCTGCGCGGTCATGtgagctagtgtgtgtgtgtgtgtgtgtgtgtgtgtgtgtgtgtgtgtgtgtgtgtgtgtgtgtgtgtgtgtgtgtgtgtgtgtgtgtgtgtgtgtgtgtgtgtgtgtgtgtgtgtgtgtgtgtgtggtattgcATGTGTGTACGCCAGCTTTGTGTGTGCGCACGaatgaggcgtgtgtgtgtgtcaggactGTACTACTTACCAACAACCGGAGCCAAACAGCAGCAAGAAAAAGGACAACAAAGACTCACAAGTACACACACTTTCTCTGATACTGTACCTTTCATTTCTATTGATATTTTTCTATTCTTACCGTCTTGACATTTATATCGTATTCCGTACCTTTTGTTATGATTATGACTCTCGTTGTCATGGGGACTGTGTACTGTGGGCGTGTTGTTGTTGTCGGGAGGGAGATGTGAGGAAAGAAagcaaaggtaaaaaaaaaaattaaaaataaaaagctcTCTGGATTGTACCGCCTGAAAAAGGGGGAAACCTGGAAAcccatttagagatgtccgataaatgctttaaaatgcattttatttcatgcaaaaaataataataataataatatcggaaattatcggtatcgttttttttattatcggtattgggttgtttttttgtttttttaaattaaattaacataaaaaacaagatactaggggtgtgggaaaaaatcgattcgaattcgaatctcgattctcacgttgtgcgattcataatcgattatcttttctttttttttctttctttttttttttttttttttcttttttttaacttttattaatcaatccaacaaaacaatacacagcaacaccataacaatgcaatcccatTCCAAAACTTGACTCAGCAAcactaataatttcacacacaagtcgctcctgagtataagtcgcactgcgacttatactcaggaaaatacggtaactgtttttatattgttttactttcttttttattcaagaaaatgttattATCGGctgttaaatgctttaaaatgcattttatttaatgcaaaaaaaaaaaaatatgtaatatcggaaattatcggtatcgttttttttattatcggtattaggttttttttatttattttttattacatcaacataaaaaacaagatactaggtgtgtgggaaaaaatgtattcgaaTTAGAATTTGATTcttacgttgtgcgattcagcatcgattctcattttttaaaaatcaatttttattttttttatttttttttatttattttttttttaaattaatcaatccaacaaaacaatacgcagcaataccataacaatgcaatccaattccaaaaccaaacttgactCTCTGGATTGTACCGCCTGAAAAAGGGGGAAACCTGGAAAcccatttagagatgtccgataatatcggccgataaaggctttaaaatgcattttatttcatgcaaaaaaaaataaaaaatgtaatatcggaaattatcggtatcgttttttttattatcggtattgggttgttttttttttaaattttaattaaatcaacataaaaaacaagatactaggggtgtgggaaaaaatctattcgaattcTAATTTGATTcttacgttgtgcgattcagaatcgattctctttttttttttaatcaattttttattttattttttttttatttttttaaattaatcaatccaacaaaacaatacgcagcaataccataacaatgcaatccaattccaaaaccaaacttgactCTCTGGATTGTACCGCCTGAAAAAGGGGGAAACCTGGAAAcccatttagagatgtccgataatatcggacgataaaggctttaaaatgcattttatttaatgcaaaaaaaaaataaaaaatgtaatatcggaaattatctgtattgttttttttattatcggtattgggtttttttggggtttttttttattaaatcaacataaaaaacaagatactaggggtgtgggaaaaaatctattcgaattaGAATTTGATTcttacgttgtgcgattcagaatcgattctcattttttaaaaatcaatttttttattttttttaaattttatttatttttttttaattttatttttttttaaattaatcaatccaacaaaacaatacgcagcaataccataacaatgcaatccaattccaaaaccaaacttgactCTCTGGATTGTACCGCCTGAAAAAGGGGGAAACCTGGAAAcccatttagagatgtccgataatatcggccgataaaagctttaaaatgcattttatttcatgcaacaacaaaaaaaaatgtaatatcggaaattatcggtatcgtttttttttattatcggtattggggtttttttattatttttttattaaatcaacataaaaaacaagatactaggggtgtgggaaaaaatctattcgaattaGAATTTGATTCttgcgttgtgcgattcagaatcgattctcattttttaaaaatcaatttattatttattttatttatttattttatttttttttattattcaatccaacaaaacaatacgcagcaataccataacaatgcaatccaattccaaaaccaaacttgactCTCTGGATTATACCGCCTGAAAAAGGGGGAAACCTGGCAAcccatttagagatgtccgataatatcggacgataaatgctttaaaatgcattttatttaatgcaaaaaaaaataaaaaatgtaatatcggaaattatcggtatcgttttttttaattatcggtattgggttgtttttttgtttttttttattaaattaacataaaaaacaagataNNNNNNNNNNNNNNNNNNNNGTAGATATACATGtagtacatgtaaatacactaaATCCATGTAAATACACCTTTTGTATTCCCATGCAGATCTTCAGTGGTCACATTGTGTGGTTGCAACACAATGACAGCCGCCGCTAACAaactcttctttctttttttggaaaTCTATTTTTAGCTTTCTTATTACGGAAAAAGGATGAGAGAGATTTTAAAGGGAGAGGAAAATGTTGTCATTGCAGAAAATGTTGTCATTGCacattttctctctctctctcttttgtcTTTTTCATCAGCCTCAGCTTCTCTTCTTCCTCTACTTGTACTTGTTCTTGTTCCCCAtgtggttcttgttcttgttccccatgtggttcttgttcttgtcccccatgcggttcttgttcttgtcccccatgcggttcttgttcttgtcccccatgcggttcttgttcttgttccccatgtggttcttgttcttgtcccccatgcggttcttgttcttgttccccatgtggttcttgttcttgttccccatgtggttcttgttcttgtcccccatgcggttcttgttcttgtcccccatgcggttcttgttcttgttccccatgtggttcttgttcttgtcccccatgcggttcttgttcttgttccccatgtggttcttgttcttgttccccatgtggttcttgttcttgttccccatgtggttcttgttcttgtcccccatgcggttcttgttcttgtcccccatgcggttcttgttcttgttccccatgtggttcttgttcttgttccccgtgtggttcttgttcttgttccccatgtggttcttgttcttgtcccccatgcggttcttgttcttgtcccccatgcggttcttgttcttgttccccatgtggttcttgttcttgtcccccatgcggttcttgttcttgttccccatgtggttcttgttcttgttccccatgtggttcttgttcttgttccccatgtggttcttgttcttgtcccccatgcggttcttgttcttgtcccccatgcggttcttgttcttgttccccatgtggttcttgttcttgttccccatgtggttcttgttcttgttccccatgtggttcttgttctt
Protein-coding sequences here:
- the LOC133645139 gene encoding paralemmin-1-like; this translates as MAEVSQEERLQVIAEKRKKQTEIENKRRQLDDDRRQLQHLKSKALRERWLLDGAPAEEETQKRLQEEEVKTKILEQLILRLEHEIEELETGVPANKGVAKENGGENGVAQTAKREAAGVEAKLMGPNPEQASADNPVTLVFMGYKTVEEERDGRTAAAAAGTDAADGDVTAEFVVIEDGEAKPAGEAATRDQAPPNGSMAETETANGGGEKEQEKKQTCKCCAVM